The nucleotide sequence TTGGGCAGCACATATTTCCAACAGTCAGAGATTAGAGAAGCTTAAGTACATGTTCAAGAGTCTTCCCATCACTCAGTGGTTTACTCTGTATCCAGACTAGTCTGCCCTGAAGACCTGAGTGTCCTGAGAGTTGGGTTTTTGGCTAAGACTGCTTGAACGCATCCCCTCTCACAGACTGTTCCTTGGCTCTTTCAGATCTTTCCTGATCCCTCGGACTTCGACCGTTACTGTAAGCTGAAGGACCGCCTACCCTCCATTGTGGTGGAGCCGACGGAGGGGGATGTGGAGAGTGGCGAGCTGAGATGGCCACCTGAAGAGTTCCttgtgcaggaggaggaggaagaggaggaagaaaactgTGAAGATGCAAAGAAGGACAACAAGGAACAATAAATGGTATCTGAGGAAAGACAAGGGACTGCACCCTTCTGAAGGAAGAACCACACTTCTTTTGAAAGTCTTTTTACATAAAAAAAGACAAGTTCAATTTTGCACCTGCGAGATCTTAGTTTTTTTGTATTCTCTGTATTGAGAACTGAAGCCCTCGGTGTCACCAGACCTcctgaggaaggaaggaagtaagGCAGAGAAATGTTTGCTGTTCTTGAGATTGCTATCTGTATTTTTTCCGAGGCGGAGGCAGCAGTGAAATTCCAGGCACATGGCAGAGGGTGACCACGCGAGGACTGCTGGAGGGGGGAGCtcggggagggggaggaaggctgGAGCTGGCAGTGTTTGGCCAGGAACTGCCTCTGGCTAAAAGTGTGAGAACAGAGGCGTCATCTCTCAGATTTGCCTTTTCTTGCGGCTTCCATTTTGTGTGTCGGGGGTGGAAGGATGTCCATAGGGAAGCATGGCTGGACGCTCTGCTGATGAGGAGCCTATAGTTCTCCCTGGTTTGGCATCTCCTAGGGTAACACAAGCATCTGTAGGAGTAGCTGGGTTTCTTGCTCTCGCTGTTGAGCCTgttttccagccacttttcccaaaGCTGTTTTCTCCCCTTCTGTTTGCCTTTAGACTCttcaatgctgaacagctgtattTGCAGGATAATGTTAGGCTGCTGCTTGTTATCTCTGCTGCAAGGCCCTAGTTTATCTTGCAGGTGGTTAGTGTTTTACATCATCAGATGTAAAGAT is from Patagioenas fasciata isolate bPatFas1 chromosome 3, bPatFas1.hap1, whole genome shotgun sequence and encodes:
- the LBH gene encoding protein LBH is translated as MSVLCPLPCSDYLRSAEMTEVMMNTPAMDEIGLSPRKDGLSYQIFPDPSDFDRYCKLKDRLPSIVVEPTEGDVESGELRWPPEEFLVQEEEEEEEENCEDAKKDNKEQ